From Juglans regia cultivar Chandler chromosome 8, Walnut 2.0, whole genome shotgun sequence, the proteins below share one genomic window:
- the LOC109015900 gene encoding lysine histidine transporter-like 8 encodes MSLSVMGISEVVEVNMIGPVTTKRPEEAETPAISAPPLQLHCPSMSRSPLLDLASKTPKSPFASRFMSTPIASPMKKAIISMHGYLEEVGHFTKLDPQDAWLPITESRNGNAYYSAFHTLCSGIGIQALVLPLAFTSLGWTWGILCLSLAFVWQMYTLWLLIQLHESESGTRYSRYLRLSMVAFGEKLGKLLALFPTMYLSGGTCVTLIMIGGGTMKVLFQIICAATCNVNPLTTIEWYVVFTCCATVLAQLPNLNSIAGVSLIGAITAISYSMLIWIVSISKSRPMGISYDPVPHAKSHAERVFDIFNALGIIAFAFRGHNLVLEIQGTMPSSAKRPSRVPMWKGVKFAYVIIAMCLFPIAIGGYWAYGNLIPNGGMLSALSKYHADDTSKWLLGLTSLLVVGNCLSSFQIYAMPVFDNLELRYTSKVNKPCPWWLRVGFRAAFGCLAFFITVALPFLPSLAGLIGGIALPITLAYPCFMWILIKKPQKYSGIWYINWGLGVLGMILSVLVVTGAIWVIVTIGIEIHFFKPQ; translated from the exons ATGTCTTTGTCAGTGATGGGTATAAGTGAGGTGGTGGAAGTGAACATGATCGGTCCGGTGACAACAAAGAGGCCGGAAGAGGCAGAGACTCCGGCCATCTCAGCCCCACCCCTTCAACTTCATTGCCCTTCAATGTCTCGGTCTCCACTTTTGGATTTAGCCTCTAAGACCCCTAAAAGCCCATTTGCTTCCCGTTTTATGAGTACTCCAATAGCCAGCCCCATGAAAAAAGCCATTATAAGCATGCACGGCTACTTGGAAGAAGTTGGCCACTTTACCAAGCTTGATCCACAGGATGCTTGGCTTCCCATCACAGAGTCGAGGAACGGTAACGCTTACTACTCTGCATTTCATACGCTGTGTTCGGGCATCGGGATTCAAGCCCTTGTTCTTCCCCTAGCTTTCACTTCCCTCGGCTG GACATGGGGAATTCTGTGTCTTTCCCTGGCTTTTGTCTGGCAGATGTACACTCTGTGGTTACTAATTCAGTTGCATGAATCGGAATCTGGGACACGTTATAGTAGATATCTCCGCCTTTCCATGGTAGCTTTTG GTGAGAAGCTAGGAAAACTGCTTGCACTGTTTCCAACTATGTATCTATCAGGTGGGACATGTGTGACCCTAATCATGATAGGAGGTGGGACCATGAAAGTCCTATTCCAGATCATCTGTGCGGCCACATGCAATGTCAATCCATTAACGACAATAGAGTGGTACGTGGTTTTCACTTGTTGCGCTACTGTTCTGGCTCAGCTTCCTAACCTAAATTCTATTGCCGGAGTTTCCCTGATCGGAGCCATCACTGCCATAAGCTATAGCATGCTAATATGGATTGTCTCTATAAGCAAAAGTAGACCCATGGGCATCTCGTATGACCCAGTACCCCATGCAAAATCTCATGCAGAAAGGGTTTTCGACATTTTCAATGCACTTGGGATAATAGCTTTCGCTTTCAGAGGCCACAATCTCGTCCTTGAAATACAG GGGACCATGCCTTCAAGCGCAAAGCGCCCATCGAGAGTACCAATGTGGAAAGGAGTGAAGTTTGCATATGTAATTATTGCAATGTGTTTGTTTCCCATTGCAATTGGAGGCTATTGGGCTTATGGGAATTTG ATACCTAATGGAGGGATGCTCAGTGCTTTGTCCAAATATCACGCGGACGACACATCAAAATGGCTCCTAGGATTAACGAGCTTGCTTGTGGTGGGCAACTGTCTGAGCTCATTTCAAATATATGCAATGCCAGTGTTTGACAATCTGGAGTTGAGATACACCAGCAAAGTGAACAAACCCTGTCCATGGTGGTTGCGAGTGGGGTTCCGAGCCGCCTTTGGTTGCCTTGCATTTTTCATAACAGTGGCACTGCCATTCTTGCCAAGCTTGGCAGGATTGATTGGAGGGATAGCGCTACCCATCACCTTGGCATATCCATGCTTCATGTGGATACTGATCAAGAAACCACAAAAATACAGTGGGATTTGGTACATCAATTGGGGGTTGGGAGTCTTGGGAATGATTCTCAGCGTCTTGGTTGTCACTGGAGCAATTTGGGTTATAGTGACCATAGGAATAGAGATCCACTTTTTCAAGCCCCAATGA
- the LOC109004286 gene encoding uncharacterized protein LOC109004286: MITRSNLAEQLREYQLRSKHDWASVSFFSSTSNLPSSSRVDVVIFVIWELVILALLVFSAVSLYFRHMRLAFTLVCITMLFLLCMKITKQVRLARKKKRRMLLPLSM; this comes from the exons aTGATTACGCGATCGAATCTGGCGGAGCAGTTGAGAGAGTACCAGCTTCGATCCAAGCATGACTGGGCCTCTGTCTCCTTCTTCTCATCTACTTCTAATCTCCCTTCTTCTTCAAG GGTGGATGTTGTGATCTTTGTAATATGGGAACTGGTTATTCTAGCTTTGCTGGTTTTTTCTGCAGTCTCTCTATACTTTAGGCATATGCGACTAGCTTTCACTCTAGTATGCATCACGATGCTATTCCTATTATGTATGAAAATTACAAAGCAAGTGAGATTGGCCAGGAAAAAGAAGCGAAGGATGCTTCTTCCACTATCAATGTGA